In Pseudomonas deceptionensis, a single window of DNA contains:
- a CDS encoding penicillin acylase family protein, producing MASPALTHFLPRFGVAAAVVSLLGLTGCQINNHSTESLVPASGVLPLKGLAQNVSVRRNSQGMPLIESSSFHDALFTLGYVHAGDRISQMVRLRLLAQGRMAELDGADALETDRLMRTVNLKKTADELYKSASPRLKKFFEVYARGVNAYLFRYRDKLPADLAQASYKIEYWKPEDSALIFSLLNFGMSVNLQEELNSLVLAQKVGTDKLPWLMPTYPNEALPTAEADKLKGLALGSQLQGLSSVAQALEQVTQLSLPGVTASSDWAIGPQRSRNGKSLLANDIHQPIGVPSAWSYVQIRAPKYQAAGASIAGLPTLFAGFNGKVAWGMSMAMGDNQDVFLEKLKRQGNSLYYLADGKWLPATVRNETFFVKGQRPIREAIYETRHGPLLNSALGTPNALNSSLGLALQTPDLKGDKTLDAFFDLSRAQNSEKASDASREIRAVALNLLYADANHIGWQVTGLYPNRREGLGLFPSPGWDSRYDWEGYADPMLHPYDQDPAQGWLGTANQRTAAYGYGMQLSNSWLAPERSERLAQLASSGKQDARSMIAMQYDQTTLFAAKLKTMFSAPGMAQPLKQAIAALPVADQAKAREALGRLMAFDGKLSPTSADASLYELFLQESTRQIFLDELGPETSANWKAFIANSNLSYSALADHLLGREDSPFWDDTRTPQKEDKPAILARSLASAISAGDSLMGLDHKAWQWGKLHHYLWRNASGQTVRGPVMAGGDHTTLNTAAYNVAGSSFDVTLIPAMRMIVDFGQVEPMMGQNSTGQSSNPSSPHYTDGIDPWLKGQYISFPMQPQNFDKTYGTTRLTLMPGK from the coding sequence ATGGCCTCGCCAGCCCTTACTCATTTTTTACCCCGGTTCGGCGTTGCCGCGGCAGTGGTCAGCCTGCTGGGCCTGACCGGTTGCCAGATTAACAACCACTCCACTGAAAGCCTGGTGCCTGCCTCCGGCGTACTGCCGCTCAAAGGGCTGGCGCAGAACGTATCGGTTCGTCGTAACAGCCAGGGCATGCCGCTGATCGAAAGCAGCAGTTTTCATGACGCCCTGTTCACCCTGGGCTACGTACACGCCGGCGACCGTATCAGCCAGATGGTGCGTCTACGCTTGCTCGCCCAAGGCCGGATGGCAGAGCTGGACGGTGCCGATGCGCTGGAAACCGACCGGTTGATGCGTACCGTCAATCTGAAAAAAACCGCGGACGAGCTCTATAAAAGCGCATCTCCACGCCTTAAAAAGTTTTTCGAAGTGTATGCCCGCGGGGTCAACGCCTACCTGTTCCGCTACCGCGACAAGCTGCCGGCCGATCTGGCGCAGGCCAGCTACAAAATCGAGTACTGGAAACCGGAAGATTCAGCGCTGATTTTCAGCCTGTTGAACTTCGGAATGTCGGTCAATCTGCAAGAAGAGCTCAATTCGCTGGTGCTGGCGCAAAAAGTCGGCACCGACAAACTCCCCTGGCTGATGCCGACATACCCCAACGAAGCCCTGCCCACTGCCGAAGCCGACAAGCTCAAAGGCCTGGCCCTGGGCAGTCAGCTACAAGGTTTGAGCAGTGTGGCCCAGGCTCTGGAGCAGGTGACGCAGCTGAGCCTGCCGGGGGTCACCGCGTCGAGTGACTGGGCCATCGGCCCGCAGCGCAGTCGTAACGGTAAAAGCCTGTTGGCCAACGATATCCACCAGCCCATCGGCGTGCCTTCGGCGTGGAGCTATGTGCAGATCCGCGCCCCCAAATACCAGGCTGCAGGGGCTTCAATCGCGGGCTTGCCGACACTCTTTGCCGGGTTCAACGGCAAGGTGGCGTGGGGCATGAGCATGGCCATGGGGGATAACCAGGATGTGTTCCTGGAAAAACTCAAGCGCCAAGGCAACAGCCTGTACTACCTCGCTGACGGAAAATGGCTACCGGCGACTGTGCGCAACGAGACGTTCTTTGTCAAAGGTCAGCGCCCCATCCGTGAGGCCATTTACGAAACCCGCCACGGCCCGCTGCTCAACAGCGCCCTGGGCACACCCAATGCCTTGAACAGCAGCCTTGGGCTTGCACTGCAAACCCCGGACTTGAAGGGCGACAAAACCCTTGATGCGTTTTTCGACCTGTCCCGCGCCCAGAACAGCGAAAAAGCCTCGGACGCCAGCCGCGAAATCCGCGCCGTCGCGCTGAACTTGCTGTACGCCGATGCCAACCACATTGGCTGGCAAGTGACCGGGCTCTACCCCAACCGCCGTGAAGGCCTGGGATTGTTCCCTTCGCCGGGCTGGGACAGCCGCTACGACTGGGAGGGTTACGCCGACCCGATGCTGCACCCCTACGACCAGGACCCTGCCCAGGGCTGGCTGGGTACGGCCAACCAGCGCACCGCCGCCTATGGCTACGGCATGCAACTGTCCAACTCGTGGCTGGCCCCGGAACGCAGCGAGCGCCTTGCGCAGCTGGCCAGCAGTGGCAAACAGGACGCTCGCAGCATGATCGCGATGCAGTACGACCAGACCACACTGTTCGCGGCCAAGCTGAAAACCATGTTTAGCGCTCCCGGCATGGCGCAGCCGCTCAAGCAGGCGATTGCCGCGTTGCCCGTGGCAGACCAGGCCAAAGCCCGCGAAGCACTCGGCCGACTGATGGCTTTTGACGGCAAACTCAGCCCCACTTCGGCAGACGCCTCGCTGTATGAGCTGTTTTTGCAAGAAAGCACCCGGCAAATCTTCCTGGATGAACTGGGCCCCGAGACCAGCGCCAACTGGAAGGCATTTATCGCCAACAGCAACCTGTCGTACTCGGCCCTGGCTGATCACTTGCTGGGCCGCGAAGACAGCCCCTTCTGGGACGATACCCGTACCCCGCAAAAAGAAGACAAACCGGCCATCCTGGCGCGCAGCCTGGCGAGCGCCATCAGTGCCGGGGACAGCTTGATGGGCCTTGATCACAAGGCATGGCAATGGGGCAAGCTGCACCACTACCTGTGGCGCAACGCCAGCGGCCAGACCGTTCGCGGACCGGTCATGGCAGGCGGTGATCACACCACGCTCAACACCGCGGCTTACAACGTCGCGGGCTCAAGTTTCGACGTCACCCTGATCCCGGCGATGCGCATGATCGTCGACTTCGGGCAAGTCGAACCGATGATGGGGCAAAACAGTACGGGCCAGTCCAGCAACCCGTCCAGCCCGCACTACACCGACGGTATCGACCCTTGGCTGAAGGGCCAGTACATCAGCTTCCCTATGCAGCCTCAAAACTTCGACAAAACCTATGGCACCACACGGTTGACGTTGATGCCGGGGAAATAA